In Pleomorphomonas sp. T1.2MG-36, one genomic interval encodes:
- a CDS encoding dihydrodipicolinate synthase family protein, with protein MSLFHGVIPPVVTLFTDDGKFDRQGQGRLIDRLVDSGVHGLFFLGSAGETAHMSAEMRLEIAEFCLDKVAGRLPTLIGISWPSTRETIRFGLHAKAHGADGVVAINPYYAALSEANIYRYFRDTAEAVELPLMIYNFPGVTKQDLSPDLLKRLAVDCPVIAGLKDTVDTLSHIRRSIHVIKDARPDFLVFAGYDEYLYGTMIMGGDGVVPASANFAPELTVGIYEAYRKGDHATAVALQQRLVHIPNLYAIENPFYAVVKEAMRLTGQDISGAVLPPAAPIDPANKPVVEAALRRAGLL; from the coding sequence TTGTCACTCTTTCACGGCGTAATTCCCCCGGTCGTCACCCTGTTTACCGATGACGGCAAGTTCGATCGCCAAGGTCAGGGCCGCCTGATCGATCGCCTCGTCGACAGCGGCGTGCATGGCCTGTTCTTTCTCGGCAGTGCCGGTGAAACGGCCCACATGTCGGCCGAAATGCGCCTGGAGATCGCCGAGTTCTGTCTCGACAAGGTCGCCGGCCGCCTGCCGACCCTGATCGGTATCTCGTGGCCCAGCACCAGGGAGACCATCCGGTTCGGCCTCCATGCCAAGGCCCATGGCGCCGATGGCGTGGTGGCGATCAATCCCTATTACGCGGCCTTGTCCGAGGCGAACATCTACCGCTATTTCCGCGATACGGCGGAGGCGGTCGAACTGCCGCTGATGATCTACAACTTCCCCGGCGTCACCAAGCAGGATCTGTCGCCCGATCTCCTGAAGCGCCTGGCGGTCGATTGTCCGGTCATCGCCGGCCTCAAGGACACGGTCGACACCCTGAGCCATATCCGCCGGTCGATCCATGTCATCAAGGATGCCCGTCCGGACTTCCTGGTGTTCGCCGGTTATGACGAATACCTCTACGGAACGATGATCATGGGCGGTGACGGCGTCGTTCCGGCTTCGGCCAACTTCGCGCCGGAGCTGACGGTGGGCATCTACGAGGCCTATCGGAAGGGCGACCATGCCACGGCGGTGGCGCTGCAGCAGCGGCTCGTGCACATCCCCAACCTCTACGCCATCGAGAATCCGTTCTACGCGGTGGTGAAGGAGGCCATGCGTCTCACCGGCCAGGATATTTCCGGCGCGGTTCTGCCGCCGGCGGCCCCCATCGACCCGGCGAACAAGCCGGTGGTCGAAGCTGCGCTTCGGAGAGCAGGTCTTCTCTGA
- the rbsD gene encoding D-ribose pyranase, whose product MRPGRIIHPALAEAIATLGHTDIVMVTDAGFPIPPDANRIDLGFWEGIPDVRDILRVIVGEAFFEEVHFATEVRDCHPSLYADVQKIFTGSGAALKGTTHETLCGDFAHRAKVVIRSGSFEPWANFALVASTDPFAWFTANSGVKPLPAYVERRARMTAKEVPVLG is encoded by the coding sequence ATGAGACCAGGACGCATCATCCACCCGGCCTTGGCCGAGGCGATCGCCACGCTCGGGCACACCGACATCGTGATGGTCACCGACGCCGGCTTCCCGATTCCGCCGGACGCCAACCGCATCGATCTCGGCTTCTGGGAAGGAATTCCCGATGTTCGCGACATCCTGCGGGTCATCGTCGGCGAGGCCTTCTTCGAAGAGGTCCACTTCGCTACCGAAGTCCGCGATTGCCACCCCTCGCTCTATGCCGATGTCCAGAAGATCTTCACCGGTTCCGGCGCGGCCCTCAAGGGAACGACCCACGAGACGCTGTGCGGCGATTTCGCCCATCGGGCCAAGGTCGTCATCCGCTCGGGTTCCTTCGAGCCTTGGGCCAACTTCGCCCTTGTCGCCAGCACCGACCCCTTTGCCTGGTTCACCGCGAACTCGGGTGTGAAGCCGCTGCCGGCCTATGTCGAGCGCCGCGCCCGCATGACCGCCAAGGAGGTGCCGGTTCTCGGTTGA
- a CDS encoding sugar phosphate isomerase/epimerase family protein: MIPVGIFTGYFPYALAETISKLKGHGFSTVQLDLAFKDIDFTPGTVTKDKCHKVRDAFRDANLPISCISGYTNIIHPDLDERRRRLDALKEIIRHARDLGTPYVISETGTYNTESDWVHDPKNKTEEGYETCVKVIEELAQEAYDHGAVFLVENYVNNVIGSVRELQRLFADVPHPGLGLLMDPTNYFDDAHIGHIDETLNEIFDALGPKIRIAHAKDCKRAENAAEKHAHIDASEAHTFRGAGAVELPAPGLGSLNYELYLKRLAVLHPNMPLIIEHLDEADVPRAKRFVDGVLRKIGA; the protein is encoded by the coding sequence ATGATCCCCGTTGGCATTTTCACCGGCTATTTCCCCTATGCTCTCGCTGAGACCATTTCCAAGCTGAAGGGGCATGGCTTCAGCACCGTTCAGCTCGATCTGGCCTTCAAGGACATCGACTTCACGCCGGGCACGGTGACCAAGGACAAGTGCCACAAGGTGCGCGACGCCTTCCGCGACGCCAACCTGCCGATCAGCTGCATTTCCGGCTACACCAACATCATCCATCCGGACCTTGACGAGCGCCGTCGCCGGTTGGATGCGCTGAAGGAGATCATCCGTCACGCCCGCGATCTCGGCACGCCTTACGTCATCTCCGAAACCGGCACCTACAACACGGAGAGCGACTGGGTCCATGACCCGAAAAACAAGACCGAGGAGGGCTACGAGACCTGCGTCAAGGTGATCGAGGAGCTCGCCCAGGAAGCCTATGACCACGGCGCCGTGTTCCTGGTCGAGAACTACGTCAACAACGTCATCGGTTCGGTGCGCGAGCTGCAACGGCTGTTCGCCGACGTGCCGCATCCCGGTCTCGGCCTGCTGATGGATCCGACGAACTATTTCGACGACGCCCATATCGGTCACATCGACGAGACGCTGAACGAGATCTTCGACGCGCTCGGCCCGAAGATCCGCATCGCCCATGCCAAGGATTGCAAGCGCGCCGAAAACGCCGCCGAGAAGCACGCCCACATCGACGCGTCCGAAGCCCACACGTTCCGGGGCGCCGGCGCGGTCGAACTGCCGGCTCCCGGCCTCGGCTCGCTCAACTACGAGCTCTACCTGAAGCGTCTTGCCGTCCTGCATCCCAACATGCCCCTGATCATCGAGCACCTTGATGAAGCCGACGTCCCCCGCGCCAAGCGCTTCGTCGACGGGGTGCTGCGCAAGATCGGCGCCTGA
- a CDS encoding LacI family DNA-binding transcriptional regulator: MDNRRATLTDIAAKAKVSKTTVDRVLNGRDGVKERTRTQVLSTAVALGYLTEEEAGLQKPAIAIEANADTPPAISARPAVLDFVLPGGANTFMTMLATGIVRAAQKEGVEARVRSIKGFDSEALAQVLSGLVGKSEGIGVIGIDHPTVREAIRSVVRSGVPVLTLVSDISNVATAGYVGIDNRTAGRLAGHLLGRFVGKRSGSVALFAGALAYRGHEEREMGFRHILQERFPNLAIAVHREIQDDPTRAYAEAKAVLADLPDLVGLYNIGAGNRGIGQALSESGRAGEIVFVGHDLSEHTRRLLLSGVMDVAIDQNPDSLARLSVQRLIAAVRGDVLPPLSPLPVLPVFSENIPADFEDL; encoded by the coding sequence TTGGACAACAGACGAGCCACGCTGACCGACATCGCCGCCAAGGCCAAGGTCTCCAAGACGACGGTCGACCGCGTGCTGAACGGCCGGGACGGGGTCAAGGAGCGGACGCGAACGCAGGTTCTGTCAACCGCCGTCGCCCTTGGCTACCTCACGGAAGAGGAAGCCGGCCTGCAGAAGCCGGCCATCGCGATCGAAGCCAATGCCGATACGCCGCCCGCGATATCGGCCCGCCCGGCGGTACTCGACTTCGTGCTGCCCGGGGGCGCCAACACCTTCATGACCATGCTGGCGACCGGCATCGTCCGCGCCGCGCAGAAGGAGGGCGTCGAGGCCCGCGTACGCTCCATCAAGGGATTCGACTCCGAGGCGCTGGCCCAAGTCCTTTCCGGGCTGGTAGGCAAATCGGAAGGCATCGGGGTCATCGGCATTGACCACCCAACGGTACGGGAGGCCATTCGCAGCGTGGTGCGCTCGGGCGTTCCGGTCCTCACGCTCGTCTCCGACATCTCCAACGTGGCGACGGCCGGCTATGTGGGAATCGACAATCGCACCGCGGGGCGGCTCGCCGGGCATCTGCTCGGCCGTTTCGTCGGCAAGCGGTCGGGATCGGTGGCGCTGTTCGCCGGCGCATTGGCCTACAGGGGACATGAAGAGCGCGAGATGGGGTTCCGCCATATCCTGCAGGAGCGCTTTCCCAATCTCGCCATCGCCGTGCACCGCGAGATTCAGGACGACCCAACCCGCGCCTATGCCGAGGCCAAGGCGGTGCTGGCGGATCTGCCCGACCTCGTGGGGCTCTACAACATCGGCGCCGGCAATCGCGGCATCGGACAGGCGCTCAGCGAGTCGGGCCGAGCCGGCGAGATCGTCTTCGTCGGGCACGATCTGTCCGAGCACACGCGGCGTCTTCTGCTCTCTGGGGTGATGGACGTGGCGATCGATCAGAATCCGGACTCTCTGGCCCGACTGTCGGTTCAGCGCCTGATCGCCGCCGTGCGCGGGGACGTGCTGCCGCCCTTGTCGCCGCTGCCGGTCCTGCCGGTGTTCAGCGAGAACATTCCCGCCGACTTCGAGGACCTCTAG
- a CDS encoding Gfo/Idh/MocA family protein — MTLDIDLDFGITPKMPRDRSMRIGCIGSGFIMNDCHLEAYGQVGFNPYAIASRNRAHAEAAATRHGIGVVYDSWQDLVADPQVEILDIAIPPDLQVDVIRAAARQASHIRGIQAQKPLAMSLDDAREAVKIAADAGIALSVNSNMRYDQSMRALKSVLDRGWLGEPVLATIEMRAIPHWQDFLHKYRRVELINMGIHHIDAFRFLFGDPEKITCLARRDPRTKFDHIDGITQYTFQYANGVMATSLDDVWTGPKGESDDDIYIRWRVEGTEGLAKGSIGWPKYPARTPSTFAFTTKRTPKAWISPSWDAVWFPDAFAGPMAQLMCAIEDGTEPELSGRDNLRTLACVEACYRSIAEERTVRFDEFDL; from the coding sequence ATGACCTTGGACATCGATCTCGACTTCGGGATCACTCCGAAGATGCCGCGTGACCGTTCGATGCGTATCGGCTGCATCGGTTCCGGCTTCATCATGAACGACTGCCATCTGGAAGCTTATGGGCAGGTCGGCTTCAATCCCTACGCCATTGCCTCCCGCAATCGCGCGCACGCCGAGGCCGCAGCCACTCGCCATGGCATCGGCGTCGTCTACGATAGCTGGCAGGACCTTGTCGCCGACCCGCAGGTCGAGATTCTCGACATTGCCATCCCACCGGATCTGCAGGTGGACGTCATTCGCGCGGCGGCTCGGCAGGCCTCGCATATTCGGGGCATCCAGGCGCAGAAGCCGCTGGCCATGTCGCTCGACGATGCGCGCGAGGCGGTGAAGATCGCTGCTGACGCCGGCATCGCCCTCTCGGTCAACTCCAACATGCGTTACGACCAGTCGATGCGGGCGCTGAAATCGGTGCTTGATCGCGGCTGGCTCGGTGAGCCCGTGTTGGCCACCATCGAGATGCGAGCCATCCCCCATTGGCAGGATTTCCTGCACAAGTATCGCCGGGTCGAGCTCATCAACATGGGCATCCACCACATCGATGCCTTCCGCTTCCTGTTCGGAGATCCGGAGAAGATCACCTGCCTCGCCCGCCGCGATCCCAGGACGAAGTTCGATCATATCGACGGCATCACCCAGTACACGTTCCAGTATGCGAACGGTGTGATGGCGACCAGCCTGGATGACGTCTGGACCGGCCCCAAGGGCGAAAGCGACGACGACATCTACATCCGCTGGCGCGTCGAGGGGACCGAGGGACTGGCGAAGGGCAGCATCGGCTGGCCCAAATACCCGGCGCGTACGCCTTCGACCTTCGCCTTCACCACCAAGCGCACGCCCAAGGCCTGGATCTCGCCCAGTTGGGATGCCGTGTGGTTCCCGGACGCCTTTGCCGGCCCGATGGCCCAATTGATGTGCGCCATCGAGGACGGCACCGAACCGGAGCTGTCGGGACGCGACAACCTCAGGACGCTCGCGTGCGTCGAGGCCTGCTACCGGTCCATCGCCGAGGAGCGGACGGTACGCTTCGACGAATTCGATCTCTGA
- a CDS encoding amidohydrolase family protein, translating to MLPIIDAHLHLWDTADIVPPWLPEAPSLLRTFTLDDWLASAGSSDGGWQLARAIYVEIDAAPEDKPRENRQILERIRKGDGPLAGAVIAADLLARDVRGELAPWLGDPGLKGIRHVLHTPASPAGTCLKPDLIANIKRLGELDLAFDACMRPGELGDLAALAEAAPETRIILDHCGNPGSAFLGEGPESSRLAVWCAGLSRLGDCPNVVCKLSGLDLGPNRETVRRGVDFLFDVFGEDRLIWASNYPVCELGTPLRPWLDAVHDAVAPRGEAALMKVFALNAARVYRIAG from the coding sequence ATGCTTCCTATCATCGATGCCCATCTGCACCTCTGGGATACGGCTGACATCGTGCCGCCCTGGCTTCCCGAAGCTCCTTCGCTTCTGCGGACCTTCACTCTGGATGACTGGTTGGCTTCGGCTGGTTCCTCCGACGGCGGATGGCAGCTTGCACGCGCCATTTACGTGGAGATCGACGCGGCGCCGGAAGACAAGCCGCGCGAGAACCGCCAGATCCTCGAACGCATCAGAAAAGGCGACGGCCCATTGGCCGGCGCGGTCATTGCGGCCGATCTCCTCGCTCGGGATGTGCGCGGTGAACTGGCGCCCTGGCTCGGCGATCCGGGCCTCAAGGGCATCCGGCACGTGCTCCACACGCCAGCCAGCCCGGCGGGAACCTGCCTCAAGCCGGACCTCATAGCCAATATCAAGCGTCTCGGAGAGTTGGACCTCGCGTTCGACGCCTGCATGCGCCCAGGCGAGCTCGGCGATCTCGCGGCCTTGGCCGAGGCCGCCCCAGAGACGCGGATCATACTCGACCACTGCGGCAATCCCGGTTCCGCCTTTCTTGGCGAAGGGCCGGAGAGCTCCAGGCTGGCGGTCTGGTGTGCCGGCCTTTCCCGATTGGGCGACTGCCCCAACGTGGTGTGCAAACTCTCGGGCCTGGACCTCGGCCCGAACAGGGAGACGGTCCGGCGCGGCGTGGACTTCCTGTTCGACGTCTTTGGCGAAGATCGGCTGATTTGGGCGTCGAACTACCCCGTTTGCGAACTCGGCACGCCTCTACGGCCGTGGCTCGACGCCGTCCATGATGCCGTCGCTCCGCGCGGAGAAGCTGCCCTCATGAAGGTTTTCGCGCTCAACGCGGCTCGCGTTTACCGGATCGCCGGCTGA
- a CDS encoding ribokinase yields the protein MSVVVIGSYAKALVITADRIPGEGETLLGSDYRETYGGKGSDMAVQAARLGASVAYVGVVGDDTHGREFTELMRSEKIDVTGLRVDPGKPTGVGIIIKDTRGHNAIVVDMGANGLFGKADVDASEPILKGAKVALAQLEIPLETALYGLAKAKATGAVTILNPAPARDLRNADLSAVDIVTPNETEARIVAGLPPEADVPLSDIAAILLDRGCRAVVMTLGDAGARVFTREGSTAIAPCPVDVVDSNGAGDSFNAGLAVALSEGKSLPDAARFANAVAGLCCTRWETVPSYHNRNEVDAFLAAQ from the coding sequence ATGTCTGTTGTCGTCATCGGCAGTTATGCCAAGGCGCTGGTCATCACCGCCGATCGTATCCCCGGAGAGGGCGAGACGCTTCTCGGCAGTGACTATCGTGAAACCTATGGCGGCAAGGGGTCGGACATGGCTGTCCAGGCTGCCCGTCTCGGTGCTTCCGTCGCGTATGTGGGTGTCGTCGGCGACGACACCCATGGCCGCGAGTTCACCGAGCTGATGCGGTCCGAGAAGATCGACGTCACCGGTCTGCGGGTCGACCCCGGCAAGCCGACCGGCGTCGGCATCATCATCAAGGACACGCGCGGCCACAACGCCATCGTTGTCGACATGGGCGCCAACGGCTTGTTCGGAAAGGCGGACGTCGATGCGTCGGAGCCGATCCTCAAGGGCGCCAAAGTGGCGCTGGCGCAGCTCGAAATTCCCTTGGAAACGGCTCTCTATGGCCTCGCCAAGGCAAAGGCGACGGGGGCGGTCACCATCCTCAACCCGGCACCGGCCCGCGACTTGCGCAACGCCGATCTTTCGGCCGTCGACATCGTCACGCCGAACGAGACCGAAGCGCGCATCGTCGCCGGCCTGCCGCCGGAGGCGGACGTGCCGTTGTCGGATATTGCCGCCATCCTGCTGGATCGGGGCTGCCGTGCCGTGGTGATGACGCTGGGTGACGCCGGCGCCCGGGTCTTCACCCGTGAAGGCTCGACCGCCATCGCCCCGTGTCCGGTCGACGTCGTCGACAGCAACGGCGCCGGGGACAGCTTCAACGCCGGCCTTGCCGTGGCTCTGTCGGAGGGCAAGTCCCTGCCGGATGCGGCGCGCTTTGCCAACGCCGTTGCCGGTCTTTGCTGTACCCGCTGGGAGACCGTTCCTTCCTATCACAATCGCAATGAGGTGGACGCGTTCCTGGCCGCCCAGTGA
- a CDS encoding mandelate racemase/muconate lactonizing enzyme family protein, translating to MKITGYRSLTTVCEWNRPIGDVNGVIASGVTEVPVLILETDVGVEGVGLGGHADIDRIFPALEGNDPRAVTSLYDSMQAHVFKSGHCGSVFGAIGVADMALWDIKGKLAGEPVWRLLGASDRFVPGYASALDGGLDDDALLALYKSWAERGFSAAKLKGGRDVDADIRRLLAIRDVLSVNSRKPALMFDANEAWSRKQAVRHVSAIEERIDLTWIEEPVRRWDVDGHRAVTEGVRASVASGENLTGLEQFRPFVAAAAIDILQTGSCWGITHFLRVANLARAFDLPISPVGYNGNPVSHAAASVSNHIAHEIQNLEAPFGIALDQEIESGGIRLGDDPGLGIRVDEAAIGARQCSGAWTVPQGPHVRPERAGLRLVPDGEE from the coding sequence ATGAAGATCACCGGCTACCGCAGCCTTACGACCGTTTGCGAATGGAACCGCCCGATTGGCGACGTCAACGGGGTGATCGCATCGGGTGTCACCGAGGTGCCCGTTCTCATACTGGAGACGGATGTCGGTGTTGAGGGTGTCGGCCTCGGCGGTCATGCGGATATCGATCGCATCTTTCCGGCGTTGGAGGGCAATGATCCCCGTGCCGTAACCTCCCTTTACGACAGCATGCAGGCGCACGTCTTCAAAAGCGGCCATTGCGGCAGTGTCTTCGGGGCCATCGGCGTCGCCGACATGGCGCTGTGGGACATCAAGGGCAAGCTTGCCGGCGAACCGGTGTGGCGTCTGCTCGGTGCCTCCGACCGTTTCGTTCCGGGCTATGCCTCGGCTCTCGACGGCGGTCTCGACGACGATGCTCTCCTGGCGCTCTACAAGAGCTGGGCGGAACGGGGATTCTCGGCCGCCAAGCTGAAGGGTGGGCGCGACGTCGATGCCGACATCCGCCGCCTGCTCGCCATCCGGGACGTGCTGTCGGTCAACAGCCGCAAGCCTGCCCTGATGTTCGACGCCAACGAAGCCTGGTCCCGCAAGCAGGCCGTTCGCCATGTCTCGGCCATCGAAGAGCGCATCGATCTCACCTGGATCGAGGAGCCCGTCCGCCGGTGGGACGTGGATGGTCATCGCGCGGTGACCGAAGGCGTTCGCGCCTCCGTCGCCTCCGGCGAGAATTTGACGGGTCTGGAGCAGTTCCGGCCTTTCGTCGCGGCGGCGGCCATCGACATTCTCCAGACCGGCAGTTGCTGGGGCATCACCCATTTTCTGCGCGTCGCCAATCTTGCGCGCGCCTTCGACCTGCCGATCAGTCCGGTCGGCTACAACGGCAATCCCGTGTCGCACGCCGCCGCCTCGGTCTCCAACCACATCGCTCACGAAATCCAGAACCTTGAGGCGCCCTTCGGCATCGCGCTCGACCAGGAGATCGAGAGCGGCGGCATTCGGCTCGGCGACGATCCGGGGCTGGGCATCCGCGTCGACGAAGCAGCCATCGGGGCTCGCCAGTGCAGCGGAGCCTGGACGGTCCCGCAGGGGCCGCACGTCAGGCCGGAGCGAGCCGGGCTGCGGCTCGTTCCCGACGGCGAGGAATAG
- the deoC gene encoding deoxyribose-phosphate aldolase, which produces MIDFNDPKQVAKAIQFTNVNPDLTREGLLKHLEICQKYGFDAAMIGPCWVKLAKDVLKGTGVRVATTCNFPIANDTTAMKVAVVRELAKEGADEFDFPPNPGFLLGGMEKEYFEELKAVTEAAHEGGMKVKAMLEFGYITTEELKIKATRYACEAGIDWVKQSSGWGKGGCAATEEDVRILKANIKAPCRVKVSGKVNTIEKMKAMFEAGAELVGTSSGPEIVESRVGDLANY; this is translated from the coding sequence ATGATCGACTTCAACGATCCCAAGCAGGTCGCGAAGGCAATTCAGTTCACCAACGTCAACCCCGACCTCACCCGCGAAGGCCTGCTGAAGCATCTGGAGATCTGCCAGAAGTATGGTTTTGACGCCGCGATGATCGGCCCCTGCTGGGTGAAGCTTGCCAAGGACGTGCTGAAGGGCACCGGCGTGCGCGTTGCCACCACCTGCAACTTCCCGATCGCCAACGACACCACTGCCATGAAGGTCGCCGTCGTTCGTGAGCTGGCCAAGGAAGGTGCCGACGAATTCGACTTCCCGCCCAACCCCGGCTTCCTGCTCGGCGGAATGGAGAAGGAGTATTTCGAGGAACTGAAGGCCGTCACCGAGGCTGCCCATGAGGGCGGCATGAAGGTCAAGGCCATGCTTGAGTTCGGCTACATCACCACCGAAGAGCTGAAGATCAAGGCGACCCGCTACGCCTGCGAGGCCGGGATCGACTGGGTGAAGCAGTCGAGCGGCTGGGGCAAGGGCGGCTGTGCCGCCACGGAAGAGGACGTGCGCATCCTCAAGGCCAACATCAAGGCGCCGTGCCGCGTCAAGGTGTCCGGCAAGGTCAACACCATCGAGAAGATGAAGGCGATGTTCGAAGCCGGCGCCGAACTGGTCGGCACCAGCTCCGGTCCGGAAATCGTCGAGAGCCGCGTCGGCGACCTGGCGAACTACTGA
- a CDS encoding aldo/keto reductase, whose protein sequence is MKRHDLGRTGIRVPALAMGAASLGSIYHPVSQDEADATVAAALECELNYFDVAPYYGLTTAETALGKALKGFDRKSYTLATKIGRYGDQDWDFSADATKRSIEASLGRLGTDHIDVIQCHDIEYGNMDQLRNEALPTLRKLKEEGVVRFVGITGYRLDIIEKVALEEKIDTVMAYCTYTLQDRRLAPVAERLAAAGIGVLNASPLGMGLLTTRGAPSWHPGNERVFELVAAAARLCTLAGTDISELAMRFALTTGERHGIATTVVGTANARNVRENARWADSAPDADLLRQVEAILVPVMDAGWDVLPGNGGKAGG, encoded by the coding sequence ATGAAGCGCCATGATCTGGGGAGAACCGGAATTCGCGTTCCGGCCTTGGCGATGGGAGCCGCGTCGCTCGGCAGCATCTATCATCCGGTATCGCAGGACGAGGCGGACGCCACGGTGGCGGCGGCTCTGGAATGCGAGCTCAACTATTTCGACGTCGCTCCCTACTATGGCCTGACGACGGCCGAGACGGCCCTCGGCAAGGCGCTGAAAGGCTTCGATCGCAAGAGCTACACGCTCGCCACCAAGATCGGCCGCTACGGCGATCAGGATTGGGATTTCTCCGCCGACGCGACCAAGCGCTCCATCGAGGCCAGCCTCGGGCGCCTGGGCACCGATCATATCGACGTCATCCAGTGTCACGACATCGAATATGGCAACATGGATCAGCTCAGGAACGAGGCCCTTCCGACGCTGCGCAAGCTCAAGGAAGAGGGCGTTGTCCGCTTCGTCGGCATAACGGGCTATCGCCTCGATATCATCGAGAAAGTCGCTCTCGAAGAGAAGATCGATACGGTGATGGCCTACTGCACCTACACCTTGCAGGATCGCCGTCTGGCGCCGGTGGCCGAGCGCCTCGCCGCCGCGGGAATCGGCGTGCTCAATGCCAGCCCGCTCGGAATGGGGCTGCTGACCACGCGCGGTGCACCGTCTTGGCATCCTGGCAACGAGCGCGTTTTCGAACTGGTGGCGGCGGCGGCGCGCCTTTGTACGCTCGCGGGCACCGACATCTCCGAGCTGGCGATGCGCTTCGCGCTGACGACGGGTGAAAGGCACGGGATCGCCACCACCGTGGTCGGCACGGCAAACGCCCGCAATGTCAGGGAAAACGCCCGCTGGGCCGATAGCGCACCCGATGCCGACCTGCTCAGGCAGGTGGAGGCGATCCTGGTTCCCGTGATGGACGCTGGTTGGGACGTTTTGCCCGGCAACGGCGGCAAGGCCGGCGGCTGA
- the fucO gene encoding lactaldehyde reductase produces the protein MSHRMILNETSYFGAGARAELVGEVKRRGYKKALVVTDAVLVKAGTVAKVTNLMDAAGLAYELFDKVMPNPTIGVVKEGVAAFAKAKADYLVAIGGGSPQDTAKAIGIITNNPEFSDVRSLEGVAPTKKPSVPIIALATTAGTAAEVTINYVITDEEKRRKFVCVDPHDIPVVAIIDSELMASMPTPLKAATGMDALTHAIEGYITKGAWELSDALHIKAIEIIGRSLRASCAGDAKGVEDMALGQYVAGMGFSNVGLGLVHGMAHPLGAFYNTPHGVANAVLLPTLMAYNADYTGEKYRAIAAALGVKGTEAMPITEARKAAVAAVETLSKDVGIPAKLSDVGVKAEDIPALAEAAFADVCTGGNPRDTNVAEIEALYRSIL, from the coding sequence ATGTCCCATCGCATGATTCTCAACGAGACGTCCTATTTCGGCGCCGGCGCTCGCGCCGAGCTGGTGGGCGAGGTGAAGCGCCGTGGCTACAAGAAGGCGTTGGTGGTCACCGACGCGGTGCTGGTGAAGGCCGGCACGGTGGCCAAGGTGACCAACCTGATGGACGCGGCCGGCCTCGCCTACGAGCTGTTCGACAAGGTGATGCCCAACCCGACCATCGGCGTCGTCAAGGAAGGCGTCGCCGCCTTCGCCAAGGCCAAGGCCGACTATCTCGTCGCCATCGGCGGCGGCTCGCCGCAGGATACCGCCAAGGCGATCGGCATCATCACCAACAACCCCGAATTCTCCGACGTGCGCAGCCTCGAAGGCGTCGCCCCCACCAAAAAGCCGTCGGTGCCGATCATCGCGCTGGCCACCACCGCCGGTACCGCCGCCGAGGTGACCATCAACTACGTCATCACCGACGAGGAGAAGCGCCGCAAGTTCGTCTGCGTCGACCCGCATGACATTCCTGTGGTCGCCATCATCGACAGCGAGCTGATGGCCTCCATGCCGACGCCGCTCAAGGCCGCCACCGGCATGGACGCGCTGACGCACGCCATCGAAGGCTACATCACCAAGGGCGCCTGGGAGCTGTCCGACGCGCTGCACATCAAGGCGATCGAGATCATCGGCCGGTCGCTGCGCGCCTCCTGCGCGGGCGATGCCAAGGGCGTCGAGGATATGGCGCTCGGCCAGTATGTGGCCGGCATGGGCTTCTCCAACGTCGGTCTCGGCCTGGTTCACGGCATGGCCCACCCGCTCGGGGCCTTCTACAACACGCCGCACGGCGTCGCCAACGCGGTGCTCTTGCCGACGCTGATGGCCTACAACGCCGACTACACGGGCGAGAAGTACCGGGCGATCGCCGCCGCCCTCGGCGTCAAGGGCACCGAGGCCATGCCGATCACCGAGGCGCGCAAGGCGGCGGTGGCAGCGGTGGAGACGCTTTCGAAGGACGTCGGCATTCCGGCCAAGCTCTCGGACGTCGGCGTCAAGGCCGAGGACATTCCTGCGCTCGCAGAGGCGGCCTTCGCCGACGTCTGCACCGGCGGCAATCCGCGCGATACCAACGTGGCGGAAATCGAGGCACTCTACAGGTCGATCCTCTGA